The following are encoded together in the Leptospira brenneri genome:
- a CDS encoding zinc ribbon domain-containing protein yields the protein MDFLLYLYCIIFGIILIAPFVLFHFRFRLDESPFGKEEEADLKPIIEKKRNLLDSLKDIRSDFDSGKLSEEEFQSQSLPYIEALDSVELELKEKKLVLTNQTTLPSPKINDDWNCSNCGSFVAVPNAKFCPNCGTSRLA from the coding sequence ATGGATTTTCTCTTGTATCTATATTGTATCATTTTTGGAATCATTCTGATTGCACCTTTCGTGTTATTTCATTTCCGATTTCGACTCGACGAGTCACCTTTTGGAAAAGAGGAAGAAGCCGACCTAAAACCAATCATAGAAAAAAAGAGAAACCTACTCGACTCACTAAAAGACATTCGATCTGATTTTGATTCAGGAAAATTGTCTGAGGAAGAGTTCCAATCGCAATCACTTCCTTATATTGAGGCTTTAGATTCAGTGGAACTTGAGTTAAAAGAAAAAAAATTGGTTCTAACAAACCAAACAACTCTTCCTTCACCAAAAATCAATGATGACTGGAATTGTTCCAACTGTGGTTCGTTTGTTGCAGTTCCTAATGCTAAATTTTGTCCCAACTGTGGAACAAGTCGTTTAGCTTAA